From the Malus domestica chromosome 17, GDT2T_hap1 genome, one window contains:
- the LOC103432295 gene encoding senescence-associated protein AAF, chloroplastic-like — MILKDKAESRLKTAADKHWSDGALEADLRRADLRAKQRAMEDALMALEFVKNILDRMVNKLYNFPLQSENGVISENDILGRIMLEKNGKSLDFPPGEVSTDRITAIQEAYWSMASAFFEADGIDYTDPEELELLIATLIDLDAMDGKSSVSLLAECSSSPDVNTRQAVANALAAAPSMWTLGNAGMGALQRLAEDSNPAIAAAASKAIFELKKQWKIEEGDSWRFTMNQNTIREDESQQSDDNANTD; from the exons ATG ATCTTAAAAGACAAAGCCGAGTCTAGATTGAAAACCGCTGCAGATAAGCATTGGAGTGACGGAGCCTTAGAG GCTGATTTGCGCCGTGCTGACCTCCGTGCGAAACAACGTGCAATGGAAGATGCCCTAATGGCTTTGGAG TTTGTCAAAAATATTCTTGACAGGATGGTAAACAAATTGTACAATTT tCCTCTGCAAAGCGAAAATGGTGTTATATCAGAAAATGACATACTGGGGCGTATAATGCTTGAAAAGAATGGGAAAAGTCTTGATTTCCCTCCTGGAGAAGTATCTACTGATCGCATTACGGCAATTCAG GAAGCTTACTGGAGTATGGCTTCTGCCTTCTTTGAAGCTGATGGAATTGATTATACCGATCCTGAAGAG CTCGAGCTGTTAATTGCGACTCTAATTGATCTCGATGCAATGGATGGTAAAAGTAGTGTATCGTTATTGGCGGAGTGTTCAAGTTCTCCTGATGTCAACACCAG GCAAGCAGTGGCCAATGCTTTGGCTGCAGCTCCATCTATGTGGACTCTTGGTAATGCAGGAATGGGAGCATTACAG AGACTCGCAGAAGATAGCAATCCAGCAATTGCTGCCGCAGCCTCTAAAGCAATCTTTGAACTTAAGAAACAATGGAAGATTGAGGAAGGAGATAGCTGGAGGTTTACGATGAACCAAAATACCATTCGAGAAGATGAAAGCCAACAATCCGACGACAATGCAAATACAGATTGA